Proteins encoded in a region of the Halorussus sp. MSC15.2 genome:
- a CDS encoding methyl-accepting chemotaxis protein, which translates to MKIRTKLIVLLLVISLVPVSVVGMAGLQNMQDVGSYAQDQSSKHLEQQITKDLNGTVEARTEEFGNLLNVRRVDARSLAESTSVQNYEAASAGEMELIQQQSQKQVGYTALQMHSTIETTKQTILDEQYGGRSWEDLSSAERQQVENQVENRIVGTTGSGIHPSGTLSEMFQPGYIGDTGYAYVTDLDSNVVVHHSLEDGYNLKNDASLTFFEDIRANVKSNPAVRNGSEWGIVEYEWEDTTQKGNPKERKFVAYTFHEDFEWVLAPSVYYYELQTAAVQNARDGINESFRSYLNTRTVSVGGESVRAYDEIIMTDEEGQGVLRAQSNGDEVTTESVAGTSYADTNWFNETKSLEKGAVHFGDVRSVDGKQVAYITTPVYHDGEFAGTVALRFNYSILTAMTNHVTVGETGHLTIVNDEGRVLSHPDQSVVDSNANIGDESYAGSLATLADERILAGQTGLSTYTRTENGNESRYYVSYAPLQFGDKQFALLGTVPESDVKAPAAALGQDLSDRTTSARNFILLLVAGLIVAVVALGYKAAEYFSTPIEQIRDRATALAEGRFDEETDIDASDDEIGELVEAFDEMQENLRTQVAELQAVSENLGEGTLDQEVDTDLPGEFGAIMTDIDEGIEKLQVGFDEIRRTSQQIREGRLDQSVDTDLPGEYGAVLSDLETGVEQLGASFDRIQDASEQLREGTLDQDVDAELPGQYGQVMSDLDAGLTEIESSLAEVKDFADRFARVSDETATSAQQIEAASQETAESVEEIAFGAEQQTEQLQAAASEMNDLSATIEEVASSADGVVETANEAVELADQGREHAADATEEISAIESEADTAVEQVESLETQIEEINDIVQLITDIAEQTNLLALNASIEAARAGEAGEGFAVVADEIKTLANEAGDATEEVESLIDEIQSHTDETVGDMRSMQQRVETGSETIADAIEMFDDIAGAIQEAEHGVEEISDAAEDQAVSTEEVVAMVDEVSGVSQQTAAEASSVSSATQEQTAAINDVSRNVETVSDSADSLKELVDEFDVDEDAASTDRQFDAESAFGAESESDEESEFEEDSEFDDESEFDDESEFQSKPTVADGGDREATDSDT; encoded by the coding sequence ATGAAGATACGGACGAAACTCATCGTGCTGTTGCTCGTCATCTCGCTCGTTCCGGTTTCGGTGGTGGGTATGGCCGGACTCCAGAACATGCAGGACGTCGGGTCGTACGCGCAGGACCAGAGTTCGAAGCACCTCGAACAGCAGATAACGAAGGATTTGAACGGTACCGTCGAGGCGAGGACCGAGGAGTTCGGGAACCTGCTCAACGTGCGGCGAGTGGACGCGCGCTCGCTGGCAGAGTCCACGTCGGTGCAGAACTACGAGGCCGCGAGCGCGGGTGAGATGGAACTCATCCAGCAGCAGAGTCAGAAGCAGGTCGGTTACACCGCGCTCCAGATGCACAGCACCATCGAGACGACGAAGCAGACGATTCTCGACGAGCAGTACGGCGGCCGGAGTTGGGAGGACCTCTCGTCGGCCGAACGACAACAGGTCGAGAATCAGGTCGAGAACAGAATCGTCGGCACGACCGGAAGCGGGATTCACCCGAGCGGCACGCTGTCCGAGATGTTCCAGCCGGGGTACATCGGTGATACGGGGTACGCGTACGTGACCGACCTCGATTCGAACGTCGTGGTTCACCACAGTCTCGAAGACGGGTACAACCTCAAGAACGACGCGTCGCTGACCTTCTTCGAGGACATCCGGGCGAACGTCAAGTCGAACCCGGCCGTCCGAAACGGGTCAGAATGGGGCATCGTCGAGTACGAGTGGGAAGACACTACCCAGAAGGGGAACCCGAAGGAACGCAAGTTCGTCGCCTACACCTTCCACGAGGACTTCGAGTGGGTGCTCGCGCCCAGCGTCTACTACTACGAACTCCAGACCGCCGCCGTGCAGAACGCGCGTGACGGAATCAACGAGTCGTTCCGGAGTTACCTCAACACCAGAACCGTCTCGGTCGGCGGCGAGTCGGTGCGGGCCTACGACGAGATTATCATGACCGACGAGGAGGGGCAGGGCGTCCTCCGAGCGCAGAGCAACGGGGACGAGGTCACGACCGAGTCGGTCGCCGGTACCTCGTACGCCGATACGAACTGGTTCAACGAGACGAAATCCCTAGAGAAAGGGGCAGTCCACTTCGGCGACGTCCGGTCGGTCGACGGTAAGCAAGTGGCGTACATCACGACGCCGGTCTACCACGACGGCGAGTTCGCGGGTACCGTCGCGCTCAGGTTCAACTACAGCATCCTCACCGCGATGACGAACCACGTCACGGTCGGTGAAACCGGCCACCTGACCATCGTGAACGACGAGGGTCGGGTGCTGAGCCACCCCGACCAATCGGTGGTCGATTCGAACGCGAATATCGGCGACGAGTCCTACGCGGGGTCGCTGGCCACGCTGGCCGACGAGCGAATACTGGCGGGCCAGACTGGACTCAGCACGTACACCAGAACCGAAAACGGCAACGAGAGTCGCTACTACGTGTCGTACGCCCCGCTCCAGTTCGGCGATAAGCAGTTCGCGCTACTCGGCACGGTGCCCGAGAGCGACGTGAAGGCACCGGCCGCCGCGCTGGGTCAGGACCTGAGCGACCGGACGACCTCCGCTCGGAACTTCATCCTCTTGCTCGTCGCCGGTCTCATCGTGGCCGTCGTGGCACTGGGGTACAAGGCGGCGGAGTACTTCTCGACGCCCATCGAACAGATTCGGGACCGAGCGACCGCGCTCGCCGAAGGGCGCTTCGACGAGGAGACCGACATCGACGCGTCCGACGACGAAATCGGGGAACTCGTCGAGGCGTTCGACGAGATGCAGGAGAACCTCCGAACGCAGGTCGCGGAACTGCAGGCCGTCAGCGAGAACCTCGGTGAGGGGACGCTGGACCAAGAGGTCGATACCGACCTCCCCGGCGAGTTCGGTGCGATAATGACCGACATCGACGAGGGCATCGAGAAGCTACAGGTCGGGTTCGACGAGATTCGCCGGACCAGCCAGCAGATACGGGAGGGTCGCCTCGACCAGAGCGTCGATACCGACCTCCCCGGCGAGTACGGCGCGGTCCTCTCGGACCTCGAAACCGGCGTCGAACAACTCGGGGCGAGTTTCGACCGGATTCAGGACGCCAGCGAGCAGTTGCGCGAGGGAACGCTCGACCAAGACGTGGACGCGGAACTGCCGGGCCAGTACGGCCAAGTGATGTCCGACTTGGACGCCGGACTGACCGAAATCGAGAGCAGTCTGGCCGAGGTCAAGGACTTCGCCGACCGCTTCGCACGCGTGAGCGACGAGACAGCGACGAGCGCCCAGCAGATAGAGGCCGCGAGTCAGGAGACCGCCGAATCGGTCGAGGAAATCGCGTTCGGCGCGGAACAGCAGACCGAACAGCTACAGGCCGCCGCGAGCGAGATGAACGACCTGTCGGCCACCATCGAGGAGGTCGCCTCGTCGGCCGACGGCGTGGTCGAGACCGCCAACGAAGCGGTGGAACTCGCCGACCAAGGCCGCGAACACGCCGCCGACGCGACCGAGGAGATTTCGGCCATCGAGTCGGAGGCCGACACCGCCGTCGAACAGGTCGAGAGTCTGGAGACCCAGATAGAGGAGATAAACGACATCGTCCAGTTGATAACCGACATCGCCGAGCAGACCAACCTGCTCGCGCTCAACGCCTCCATCGAGGCCGCGCGCGCGGGCGAGGCCGGCGAAGGGTTCGCGGTCGTTGCAGACGAGATAAAGACGCTGGCGAACGAGGCCGGGGACGCGACCGAGGAGGTCGAGAGCCTCATCGACGAGATTCAGTCCCACACTGACGAGACGGTCGGCGACATGCGCTCGATGCAACAGCGTGTCGAGACCGGGTCCGAAACCATCGCGGACGCCATCGAGATGTTCGACGACATCGCCGGGGCGATACAGGAGGCCGAACACGGCGTCGAGGAGATTTCCGACGCCGCCGAGGACCAAGCGGTCTCCACCGAGGAAGTGGTGGCGATGGTGGACGAGGTGTCCGGCGTGAGCCAACAGACCGCCGCCGAGGCGAGTTCCGTCTCGTCCGCGACCCAAGAGCAGACCGCGGCCATCAACGACGTCTCGCGGAACGTCGAGACGGTCTCGGACTCCGCCGACTCGCTCAAGGAACTCGTGGACGAGTTCGACGTGGACGAAGACGCCGCCTCGACCGACCGGCAGTTCGATGCGGAGTCGGCGTTCGGCGCGGAGTCGGAATCTGACGAGGAGTCGGAGTTCGAGGAGGACTCGGAGTTCGACGACGAATCGGAGTTCGACGACGAATCGGAGTTCCAGTCGAAACCGACCGTCGCCGACGGCGGTGACAGAGAGGCGACCGACTCCGACACGTAG
- a CDS encoding riboflavin synthase: MFTGIVEGAGEVRDVTVTEEGRRLRIAGEDVTGDLDRGQSISVSGVCLTVEEFEQDWFEVFLASETVDKTYLGEVEVGDPVNLERAMPADGRFDGHVVQGHVDTTAAVVDVREVGEDWEYEFAVPEGFGKYVVDKGSVAVDGISLTVAERGADTFSVAIIPETRAVTNLSEKEPGDSVHLEVDVIAKYAERLLDDAGFEVEDAKTEGVLDAPER; this comes from the coding sequence ATGTTTACCGGAATCGTTGAGGGGGCGGGCGAGGTGCGCGACGTGACCGTGACCGAAGAGGGCCGACGCCTCCGCATCGCGGGCGAGGACGTGACCGGGGACCTCGACCGCGGGCAGAGCATCAGCGTCAGCGGCGTCTGCCTGACGGTCGAGGAGTTCGAGCAGGACTGGTTCGAGGTGTTCCTCGCCAGCGAGACGGTGGACAAGACGTACCTCGGCGAGGTCGAGGTCGGCGACCCCGTGAACCTCGAACGCGCGATGCCCGCCGACGGCCGGTTCGACGGCCACGTCGTGCAGGGCCACGTCGATACCACCGCGGCGGTCGTGGACGTGCGCGAGGTCGGCGAGGACTGGGAGTACGAGTTCGCCGTCCCGGAGGGGTTCGGCAAGTACGTCGTGGACAAGGGGTCGGTCGCCGTGGACGGCATCAGCCTCACGGTGGCCGAACGCGGAGCGGACACCTTCTCGGTCGCCATCATCCCGGAGACCCGCGCCGTGACCAACCTCTCGGAGAAGGAACCGGGCGACTCGGTCCACCTCGAAGTGGACGTTATTGCGAAGTACGCCGAACGACTGCTGGACGACGCGGGGTTCGAGGTCGAGGACGCGAAGACTGAGGGCGTTCTCGACGCGCCCGAGCGGTGA
- a CDS encoding PrsW family intramembrane metalloprotease, which produces MEGERDPIEEGATDSADLYDVATWESRSSLDRIAGGVHRWGRRLGRVVVVVLALAILAAQFVLTGLASISDPIIGAFVLMSVVPAFGLAAYIWYADVTTSEPLSLLVATFLLGVLFAGFAAIINTLAGVITLVPVVGMALFFYLVVAPVEEFVKWLAIRLYAFRSDRFDAVVDGAVYGAMAGLGFATIENAIYITQSITDVTTIGQQQIASAGQTAAVRLLAGPGHVIYSAFAGYYLGLAKFNRENAGPIVVKGLLIAAFIHATYNTLVTYLEPILDLLGIGVAPGLAFIGFIVVYDGIFGYLLYRKLARYRNAYRQVDMGTSVSFEDGVERDRADFEESADGVGDFETSEETADRRRADRARNDDEYPENRPTEPRYSEDDSE; this is translated from the coding sequence ATGGAAGGTGAACGCGACCCGATAGAAGAAGGCGCGACCGACTCCGCGGACCTCTACGACGTCGCCACGTGGGAGTCCCGGAGTTCGCTCGACAGGATAGCTGGCGGCGTCCACCGCTGGGGTCGCCGCCTCGGCCGCGTCGTGGTCGTCGTGCTCGCGCTGGCCATCCTCGCCGCCCAGTTCGTGCTGACCGGACTGGCGTCCATCAGCGACCCGATTATCGGCGCGTTCGTCCTCATGTCGGTCGTCCCGGCGTTCGGACTCGCGGCCTACATCTGGTACGCCGACGTGACGACCTCCGAACCCCTCTCCCTACTGGTCGCCACGTTCTTACTGGGCGTGCTGTTCGCCGGGTTCGCGGCCATCATCAACACGCTCGCGGGCGTTATCACTCTCGTTCCGGTCGTCGGCATGGCGCTGTTCTTCTATCTGGTCGTCGCGCCGGTCGAGGAGTTCGTGAAGTGGCTGGCCATCCGACTCTACGCCTTCCGGAGCGACCGGTTCGACGCGGTCGTCGACGGCGCGGTGTACGGCGCGATGGCGGGACTCGGCTTCGCCACCATCGAGAACGCCATCTACATCACCCAGAGCATCACCGACGTGACCACCATCGGCCAACAGCAGATAGCGTCGGCGGGCCAGACCGCCGCGGTCCGCCTGCTGGCCGGGCCGGGTCACGTCATCTACTCGGCGTTCGCGGGCTACTACCTCGGACTCGCCAAGTTCAACCGCGAGAACGCCGGTCCCATCGTGGTCAAGGGCCTGCTCATCGCCGCGTTCATCCACGCGACATACAACACGCTGGTCACGTACCTCGAACCGATACTCGACCTGCTGGGAATCGGCGTCGCACCCGGACTCGCGTTCATCGGCTTCATCGTGGTGTACGACGGTATCTTCGGCTACCTGCTCTACCGGAAACTCGCCCGCTACCGGAACGCGTATCGGCAGGTCGATATGGGGACCAGCGTCTCCTTCGAGGACGGCGTCGAACGCGACCGCGCCGACTTCGAGGAGTCGGCCGACGGCGTCGGCGATTTCGAGACCTCCGAGGAGACCGCAGACCGTCGGCGCGCCGACCGCGCCCGCAACGACGACGAGTATCCCGAGAACCGACCTACTGAGCCACGATACTCCGAGGACGACTCCGAGTAG
- the sepF gene encoding cell division protein SepF: MGFMSKILGDRDAHTAEDYVELNLDDFDTASSDAAMQVHIAEIQGQQDVIAIKDAIYDGDLVVADITRLRTEDTTVERITNELQQVAREVDGDIVQKGDDQILVTPTGVKVSREKLTR; the protein is encoded by the coding sequence ATGGGCTTCATGAGCAAAATTCTCGGCGACCGCGACGCGCACACCGCCGAGGACTACGTGGAACTCAACCTCGACGATTTCGACACGGCGTCGAGCGACGCCGCGATGCAGGTCCACATCGCCGAGATACAGGGCCAGCAGGACGTAATCGCCATCAAGGACGCTATCTACGACGGCGACCTCGTCGTCGCCGACATCACGCGTCTCCGAACCGAGGACACCACGGTCGAACGCATCACCAACGAACTCCAGCAGGTCGCCCGCGAGGTGGACGGCGACATCGTCCAGAAGGGCGACGACCAGATTCTCGTCACCCCGACCGGCGTGAAGGTCAGTCGGGAGAAACTCACGCGCTGA
- a CDS encoding S8 family serine peptidase codes for MVDNHKGISRRNVLKVAGSSVAAAGTAGLGTASGQVEVNVGFASERGRQMALAEADETVREFSSIDALTLRLPRQAAQALESNPNVRYVERNGRMHALAQTLPWGIDRVDADVAHSNGETGNGADIAILDTGIDSDHPDLQANLGTGKAFVTCNGCNESWDDDNDHGTHCAGIADAVDNTEGVVGVSTEATLHAVKVLDSSGGGTFSDIAAGVEYVADQGWDVASLSLGGSSGSSTLHDAVQYAQSNGVLVVAAAGNSGPCSDCVGYPAAYSEVIAVGSTDSDDSLSSFSSTGPEVEIAAPGGSIYSTIPGGYDTFSGTSMACPHVAGAAGQLMADGASNAEARDTLTSTAEDIGLASNESGSGLLDVEAALGGGGGSDPSVAVSTGSASNVGTSSATLSGDLTDLGGASSADVYFEYGESGTSLDSTTSTQTLSATGNFSADVSGLSGGTDYDFRAVANASDGDTDTGSGVTFTTGSSGGSGPAIDSLGINNRSNGGWARFEVSWSVSDADGDLASVDLTLAQSSTVDSSSTSVSGSSASGSDRLQEKKGSGSYDVTVTVTDSQGNTASRTETVSA; via the coding sequence ATGGTAGATAATCACAAGGGTATTTCGAGGCGCAACGTCCTGAAGGTAGCGGGGAGTTCGGTCGCGGCGGCGGGGACGGCGGGTCTCGGGACCGCGAGCGGGCAGGTCGAGGTCAACGTCGGGTTCGCCTCCGAGCGCGGCCGCCAGATGGCGCTCGCCGAGGCCGATGAGACGGTCCGGGAGTTCAGTTCCATCGACGCGCTGACGCTCCGCCTGCCACGGCAGGCGGCGCAAGCGCTCGAATCGAATCCCAACGTCCGCTACGTCGAGCGGAACGGTCGGATGCACGCGCTCGCCCAGACCCTGCCGTGGGGAATCGACCGCGTGGACGCCGACGTGGCCCACTCCAACGGCGAGACCGGTAACGGCGCCGACATCGCCATCCTCGACACGGGCATCGACTCCGACCACCCCGACCTGCAGGCCAACCTCGGCACCGGCAAGGCGTTCGTCACGTGTAACGGGTGTAACGAGTCGTGGGACGACGACAACGACCACGGGACGCACTGCGCCGGCATCGCCGACGCGGTCGACAACACCGAAGGCGTCGTCGGCGTCTCGACCGAGGCCACCCTCCACGCCGTGAAGGTCCTCGACTCCAGCGGGGGCGGGACGTTCTCGGACATCGCGGCGGGCGTCGAGTACGTCGCCGACCAAGGCTGGGACGTCGCCAGTCTGAGCCTCGGCGGGAGTTCCGGGTCCTCCACGCTCCACGACGCGGTGCAGTACGCCCAGAGCAACGGCGTGCTGGTGGTCGCGGCGGCGGGCAACTCCGGTCCGTGTTCGGACTGCGTCGGCTATCCCGCGGCCTACTCCGAAGTAATCGCGGTCGGGTCCACCGACAGCGACGACAGCCTGTCGAGTTTCTCCTCGACCGGCCCGGAGGTCGAAATCGCGGCACCCGGCGGGAGCATCTACTCGACGATTCCCGGCGGCTACGACACCTTCTCGGGCACCTCGATGGCCTGTCCGCACGTCGCGGGCGCGGCCGGTCAGTTGATGGCCGACGGCGCGTCCAACGCCGAGGCGCGCGACACGCTGACGAGCACGGCCGAAGATATCGGTCTCGCGTCGAACGAGTCCGGGTCGGGCCTGCTCGACGTGGAGGCCGCGCTCGGCGGCGGTGGCGGGAGCGACCCGAGCGTCGCGGTCTCGACGGGGAGCGCCTCGAACGTCGGGACGTCGTCGGCCACGCTGAGCGGCGACCTGACGGACCTCGGCGGCGCGTCCTCGGCCGACGTGTACTTCGAGTACGGCGAGAGCGGCACGTCGCTCGACAGCACGACGAGTACCCAGACCCTCTCGGCGACCGGGAACTTCAGCGCGGACGTGTCCGGTCTCAGCGGCGGCACGGACTACGACTTCCGCGCTGTCGCGAACGCCAGCGACGGCGACACCGACACCGGGAGCGGCGTCACGTTCACCACGGGGAGTTCCGGCGGGAGCGGCCCGGCTATCGACTCGCTCGGCATCAACAACCGGAGCAACGGCGGGTGGGCGCGCTTCGAGGTCAGTTGGAGCGTCTCGGACGCCGACGGCGACCTCGCCTCGGTCGACCTCACGCTGGCCCAGTCCTCGACGGTCGATTCGTCGAGTACGTCGGTCAGCGGTTCCAGCGCGTCCGGGTCGGACCGACTGCAGGAGAAGAAGGGCAGCGGTTCCTACGACGTGACCGTCACCGTCACGGACTCGCAGGGCAACACCGCCAGTCGGACCGAGACCGTCTCGGCCTGA
- a CDS encoding S8 family peptidase, which translates to MPDNDNGVSRRNVLKIAGGSVAATGMASLAGATGKVEVNVGFRGDDARRAALSAAGGVVREFDSLDVMTIRASAKAAKALERRKGVRYVERNGTVHAHAQTLPWGIDRVDADVVHSNGETGNGADIAILDTGIDSDHPDLQANLGTGKDFSGKGSWEDGNGHGTHCAGIADAVNNSEGVVGVSTEATLHAGKVLDDSGSGSFSNVAAGIEWAADQGYDVASLSLGGSSGSSTIKDAVDYAYNNGVLVVSSAGNSGPCSDCVGYPAAYSNAVAVSSTDSDDSLSSFSSTGPEVELAAPGGSIYSTYNDGGYNTLSGTSMACPHVSGAGAQLMANGATNTEARSTLQQTAEDIGLASNEQGYGLLDVEAAVNGGGGGGGGDCLDATKWPAGTGSSGAENIDTVGFGGQFSKSSADNAYEDFTCAGPITVSPGGSFDVSLDYSDGGYDSHYANVYVDWDQNEDWSTATETQIMANVSDDASTYTATVDVPSDAPTGQTLVRVRLSWNDFAGPSATGEYGEVNDFTVEVQ; encoded by the coding sequence ATGCCAGACAATGACAACGGAGTTTCGAGGCGTAACGTACTGAAGATTGCCGGCGGGTCCGTCGCGGCGACCGGAATGGCCAGCCTCGCCGGTGCCACGGGGAAGGTCGAGGTCAACGTCGGGTTCCGCGGCGACGACGCGCGCCGGGCCGCACTCAGCGCCGCGGGCGGCGTGGTCCGCGAGTTCGATTCGCTCGACGTCATGACCATCCGCGCGTCGGCGAAGGCCGCGAAGGCCCTCGAAAGGCGCAAGGGCGTGCGCTACGTCGAGCGGAACGGAACCGTTCACGCCCACGCCCAGACCCTGCCGTGGGGAATCGACCGCGTGGACGCCGACGTGGTCCACTCCAACGGCGAGACCGGTAACGGCGCGGACATCGCCATCCTCGACACGGGCATCGACTCCGACCACCCCGACCTGCAGGCCAACCTCGGCACCGGCAAGGACTTCAGCGGCAAGGGGTCGTGGGAGGACGGCAACGGTCACGGGACCCACTGCGCAGGTATCGCCGATGCCGTCAACAACTCCGAGGGCGTCGTCGGCGTCTCGACCGAGGCCACCCTCCACGCGGGGAAGGTGCTGGACGACAGCGGGAGCGGGTCGTTCTCGAACGTCGCGGCGGGCATCGAGTGGGCCGCCGACCAAGGCTACGACGTCGCCAGTCTGAGCCTCGGCGGGAGTTCCGGGTCGTCCACCATCAAGGACGCCGTCGATTACGCGTACAACAACGGCGTCCTCGTGGTCTCGTCCGCGGGCAACTCCGGTCCGTGTTCGGACTGCGTCGGCTATCCCGCCGCCTACAGCAACGCCGTGGCGGTCTCCTCCACCGACAGCGACGACTCGCTGTCGAGTTTCTCCTCGACCGGTCCGGAAGTCGAACTCGCCGCGCCCGGCGGGAGCATCTACTCGACGTACAACGACGGTGGGTACAACACCCTCTCGGGCACCTCGATGGCCTGCCCGCACGTCTCGGGCGCGGGTGCCCAACTCATGGCTAACGGCGCGACCAACACCGAGGCCCGGAGCACGCTCCAGCAGACGGCCGAGGACATCGGTCTCGCCAGCAACGAGCAGGGGTACGGCCTGCTCGACGTGGAGGCCGCGGTCAACGGTGGCGGCGGCGGCGGTGGCGGCGACTGCCTCGACGCCACCAAGTGGCCCGCCGGAACCGGGTCGAGCGGTGCCGAGAACATCGACACCGTGGGCTTCGGCGGCCAGTTCTCGAAGAGTTCGGCCGACAACGCCTACGAGGACTTCACCTGCGCGGGTCCCATCACGGTCAGTCCGGGCGGGTCGTTCGACGTCTCGCTCGACTACTCGGACGGCGGGTACGACAGCCACTACGCCAACGTCTACGTGGACTGGGACCAGAACGAGGACTGGTCCACCGCGACCGAGACCCAGATAATGGCGAACGTGAGCGACGACGCGTCCACCTACACGGCGACGGTGGACGTGCCGAGCGACGCCCCGACCGGCCAGACGCTCGTTCGGGTCCGTCTGAGTTGGAACGACTTCGCCGGTCCCTCGGCCACGGGCGAGTACGGCGAGGTCAACGACTTCACCGTCGAAGTCCAGTAG
- a CDS encoding DUF1028 domain-containing protein — MTFSICVREEYEDDDGNDQTRFGVAVTTRLPAVGTLCPFASENGAVATQSLVNVELGRKGVEYLDDGLAVEDALQSLLNADEGAPQRQLHGVDAEGTFAFSGEECKGWYGHVERDDFTVAGNLLTGESVVEATADAYEESRGSDAPLAERLVDALEAGHAEGGDKREELHVQSAALLVETTEDREMEPYYDDLRVDATETPIADLRETFELAEEGFEMAVERYEEAYEDDEMEAADDSDDGDAAE, encoded by the coding sequence ATGACGTTCAGCATCTGCGTCCGCGAGGAGTACGAGGACGACGACGGGAACGACCAGACCAGATTCGGCGTGGCGGTCACGACCCGCCTGCCCGCGGTCGGGACGCTCTGTCCGTTCGCCAGCGAGAACGGTGCGGTCGCGACCCAGAGCCTCGTCAACGTCGAACTCGGCCGGAAGGGCGTCGAGTACCTCGACGACGGTCTCGCCGTCGAAGACGCCCTCCAGTCGCTGCTCAACGCCGACGAGGGCGCACCCCAACGCCAACTTCACGGGGTCGATGCCGAGGGCACCTTCGCCTTCTCGGGCGAGGAGTGCAAGGGCTGGTACGGCCACGTCGAGCGCGACGACTTCACCGTCGCGGGCAACCTCTTGACCGGCGAGTCGGTAGTGGAGGCGACCGCCGACGCCTACGAGGAGTCGCGCGGGTCGGACGCACCACTCGCCGAGCGACTCGTGGACGCACTCGAAGCGGGCCACGCCGAGGGCGGGGACAAGCGTGAGGAACTCCACGTCCAGAGCGCGGCCCTGCTCGTGGAGACCACCGAGGACCGCGAGATGGAACCGTACTACGACGACCTCCGCGTGGACGCGACCGAGACCCCCATCGCGGACCTGCGCGAGACCTTCGAACTCGCCGAGGAGGGCTTCGAGATGGCGGTCGAGCGCTACGAGGAGGCCTACGAGGACGACGAGATGGAGGCCGCGGACGACAGCGACGACGGGGACGCGGCCGAGTAG
- a CDS encoding RNA-binding protein: MEVKSRHHLRSDEVGDIEQRLADRLGVELDADTYELVELEDSEFDLVLVDGDPAVLYYEDEPFLTVRGANQYPPQTRVVTVDAGAVSFVSDGADVMRPGIVEADDDISAGDLVAIAEESHGKVLAVGRAKTSGDDMVGDEGKVVSSVHHVGDELYEFNV; the protein is encoded by the coding sequence ATGGAAGTCAAGTCTCGCCACCACCTCCGGAGCGACGAGGTGGGCGACATCGAGCAGCGACTCGCCGACCGACTCGGCGTCGAGTTGGACGCCGACACGTACGAACTCGTGGAACTGGAGGACTCGGAGTTCGACCTCGTCCTCGTGGACGGCGACCCCGCGGTCCTCTACTACGAGGACGAACCGTTCCTGACGGTCCGCGGCGCGAACCAGTACCCGCCCCAGACCCGCGTCGTCACCGTGGACGCGGGCGCGGTCTCGTTCGTCAGCGACGGCGCGGACGTGATGCGTCCCGGCATCGTGGAGGCCGACGACGACATCTCGGCGGGCGACCTCGTCGCCATCGCCGAGGAGTCCCACGGCAAGGTGCTGGCCGTCGGCCGGGCGAAGACCTCCGGCGACGACATGGTGGGCGACGAGGGGAAGGTCGTCTCGTCGGTCCACCACGTCGGCGACGAACTCTACGAGTTCAACGTCTAG
- a CDS encoding DUF6432 family protein, with translation MKAKREYRERDEVEVAVLDALVDRNEEGMTVFEIRSHVESDIDELETALANLKEDDLITADETDHRTLIRPDERVIPDPDEEVEEPSFVDRIIDRLPL, from the coding sequence ATGAAGGCAAAGCGGGAGTACCGCGAGCGCGACGAGGTCGAAGTCGCGGTACTCGACGCTCTCGTCGACCGGAACGAAGAGGGCATGACCGTCTTCGAGATTCGCTCGCACGTCGAAAGCGACATCGACGAACTGGAGACCGCCCTCGCCAACCTCAAGGAAGACGACCTCATCACCGCCGACGAGACCGACCACCGGACGCTCATCAGACCCGACGAACGGGTGATTCCGGACCCCGACGAGGAGGTCGAAGAGCCGTCGTTCGTGGACAGAATCATCGACCGACTGCCGCTCTGA